Proteins from a genomic interval of Pseudomonas anuradhapurensis:
- a CDS encoding disulfide bond formation protein B — MLPARLRTFFLPACLAALAVLAASFQLEKVLGLVPCPLCFSQRVLLGLYALLCLAAVLQAPRSQGVRRYARATLGCALAGALLAARHVWLQGADDALPLCPLPIAWVLEQSWSEAARQLLLGGPDCNALTWSFLDLTLPEWSLLAFLLLAVPPASCLLAYRFRTLAGS, encoded by the coding sequence ATGCTGCCGGCCCGTTTACGCACCTTTTTCCTACCCGCCTGCTTGGCCGCACTGGCGGTGCTGGCGGCATCCTTTCAGCTGGAAAAGGTTCTGGGGTTGGTGCCGTGTCCATTGTGTTTCAGCCAGCGCGTGCTGCTTGGCCTATACGCGCTGCTGTGCCTCGCGGCGGTGCTGCAGGCACCGCGTTCGCAGGGTGTCCGCCGTTATGCGCGGGCGACGCTGGGTTGTGCGCTGGCGGGGGCGTTGCTGGCGGCACGGCACGTCTGGTTGCAGGGCGCGGACGATGCCCTGCCTCTCTGCCCGCTGCCGATCGCATGGGTATTGGAACAATCCTGGAGCGAAGCGGCGCGGCAATTGTTGCTCGGCGGCCCTGACTGCAACGCGCTGACCTGGAGTTTTCTCGACCTGACGCTGCCCGAGTGGAGCCTGCTGGCCTTCCTGCTGTTGGCGGTACCACCCGCGAGCTGCCTGCTGGCGTATCGTTTCCGCACCCTGGCCGGAAGTTGA
- the rsd gene encoding sigma D regulator: protein MLDSCQNAQERWGGVHKLIDRWLEERQELVQAFRALRDAKPAFADKEKNRDFCAVLVDYVSAWHFEVCEQLVSEAKAFDDEKALKLAEEINPRINDITQIALAFNDHCEKGECKDTERFAEKLSKLGALLHERFELEDCLIEVLHNAHKEEGAVEA, encoded by the coding sequence ATGCTCGATAGTTGTCAGAACGCTCAGGAACGCTGGGGTGGGGTTCACAAGCTGATCGATCGCTGGCTGGAGGAGCGCCAGGAACTGGTGCAGGCTTTCCGCGCATTGCGCGACGCCAAGCCGGCCTTTGCCGACAAGGAAAAAAACCGCGATTTCTGCGCGGTTCTGGTCGACTACGTTTCAGCGTGGCATTTCGAAGTCTGCGAGCAACTGGTCAGTGAGGCCAAGGCTTTCGACGACGAAAAGGCGCTGAAGCTGGCCGAAGAAATCAATCCCCGGATCAACGACATCACCCAGATCGCGCTGGCGTTCAATGACCATTGCGAAAAGGGTGAATGCAAGGACACCGAACGCTTCGCCGAGAAGCTGTCCAAGCTGGGAGCCCTGCTGCACGAACGCTTCGAGCTGGAAGACTGCCTGATCGAGGTACTGCACAACGCGCACAAGGAAGAGGGCGCGGTCGAGGCCTGA
- a CDS encoding FKBP-type peptidyl-prolyl cis-trans isomerase → MPRYLVLGLCLLAPLALANSDEHDLAYSLGASLGERLRQEMPGLQLDTLVEGLRASYQGQPLKLDKARMQAVLQQHEAQEDDAAAQKQQAAETRFMANERGRYGVHELPGGLLYSELQAGSGAQPKAGGKVQVRYVGRLPDGSIFDQNQTPQWFSLDSVIEGWQVALPQMRTGAKWRLVIPSAQAYGADGAGDLIAPYTPLVFEIELLSVAD, encoded by the coding sequence ATGCCTCGATATCTAGTTTTAGGTTTATGCCTGCTGGCCCCTCTCGCCCTGGCCAACAGCGACGAACACGACCTGGCCTACAGCCTTGGCGCCAGCCTGGGCGAGCGGCTGCGCCAGGAGATGCCGGGCCTGCAACTGGACACATTGGTCGAAGGCCTGCGTGCGTCTTACCAAGGGCAACCGCTGAAGCTCGACAAGGCACGCATGCAGGCCGTGCTGCAGCAACATGAAGCGCAGGAAGACGATGCCGCCGCGCAGAAACAGCAGGCTGCCGAGACACGCTTCATGGCCAACGAGCGCGGTCGTTATGGTGTACACGAACTACCAGGGGGCCTGCTCTACAGCGAGCTGCAGGCAGGCTCTGGCGCGCAGCCCAAAGCCGGCGGCAAGGTGCAGGTGCGCTATGTGGGCAGGCTGCCCGATGGCTCGATATTCGATCAGAACCAGACACCCCAGTGGTTCAGCCTGGATTCGGTAATCGAAGGGTGGCAGGTGGCGTTGCCGCAGATGCGCACCGGCGCCAAATGGCGCCTGGTGATTCCGTCGGCGCAAGCTTATGGCGCCGACGGTGCGGGTGACCTGATCGCACCCTACACCCCGCTGGTGTTCGAGATCGAACTGCTGTCGGTTGCTGACTGA
- a CDS encoding AlgP family protein — protein MSAKKKPVSTPLHLLQQLSGSLLEHLEDACSQALADAEKLLAKLEKQRVKAQEKLHGGRQKLQDAAKAGKAKAQAKAHKAIGELEELLDSLKERQSQTRSYIQQLKRDAQDSLKLAQGVGKVREAAAKALDQRAAAKPATKATATAKPAAKPAAKTTAAAKSAAKPAAKATAAAKPAAKPAAKATAAAKPAAKPAAKATAAAKPAAKPAAKATAAAKPTAKPAAKATAAAKATAAAKPAAKPAAKTTAAAKPAAKPAAKTTATAKPAAKPAAKATAAAKPAPAKTTAAKPAAKPAAAKAPTRAATKPAAAKPAASKPAETKPATPAASSTAAGTNSATPAASVAPSAPASTSVQAPSAS, from the coding sequence ATGTCGGCCAAGAAGAAGCCAGTAAGTACGCCGTTACACCTGCTCCAGCAACTTTCGGGCAGCCTGCTCGAACACTTGGAGGATGCCTGCTCGCAAGCGCTGGCTGATGCGGAAAAACTGCTGGCCAAGTTGGAAAAGCAGCGTGTCAAGGCGCAGGAAAAACTGCACGGTGGACGTCAGAAACTGCAAGACGCAGCCAAGGCAGGTAAAGCCAAGGCGCAGGCCAAGGCACATAAAGCCATTGGTGAACTGGAAGAATTGCTCGATTCTCTCAAGGAACGTCAAAGCCAGACCCGTTCTTATATTCAACAACTCAAGCGCGATGCACAGGACAGCCTCAAGCTGGCTCAAGGTGTAGGCAAGGTTCGAGAAGCAGCAGCCAAAGCCCTTGACCAACGCGCAGCTGCCAAGCCAGCAACCAAAGCCACTGCAACTGCCAAACCGGCGGCCAAGCCAGCAGCCAAAACCACTGCAGCTGCCAAATCGGCGGCCAAGCCAGCAGCCAAAGCTACCGCAGCTGCCAAACCGGCAGCCAAGCCAGCAGCCAAAGCTACCGCAGCTGCCAAACCGGCAGCCAAGCCAGCAGCCAAAGCTACCGCAGCTGCCAAACCGGCAGCCAAGCCAGCAGCCAAAGCTACCGCAGCTGCCAAACCGACAGCCAAGCCAGCGGCCAAAGCCACCGCAGCGGCCAAAGCTACCGCAGCTGCCAAACCGGCGGCCAAGCCAGCAGCCAAGACTACTGCTGCCGCCAAACCGGCAGCCAAGCCTGCGGCCAAGACCACTGCAACTGCCAAACCGGCGGCCAAACCTGCAGCCAAGGCTACCGCTGCTGCCAAACCAGCGCCAGCCAAAACCACTGCTGCCAAGCCGGCCGCGAAACCCGCCGCAGCCAAAGCACCAACCCGTGCAGCGACCAAGCCTGCTGCCGCCAAGCCTGCTGCCAGCAAGCCAGCCGAAACCAAACCGGCAACACCTGCCGCCAGCAGTACGGCTGCTGGGACCAACTCGGCCACGCCTGCTGCTTCGGTAGCCCCTTCGGCACCTGCCAGTACCTCGGTTCAGGCGCCTTCGGCGTCCTGA
- a CDS encoding TIGR02444 family protein, which translates to MHTDLWNHALALYARPGVEAACLALQAQGGDVCLLLCATWLQARGVAVLDERVQLLHGVAEPWQREVVAPLRSLRQQWRAAAQGDARLAALRDQVKQLELQAEKALLERLQACAQQWPTDADVPAGDWLARLAPDPARHHDALDQLRVAATALQDAEGA; encoded by the coding sequence ATGCACACCGACCTGTGGAATCACGCCCTGGCCTTGTACGCCAGGCCCGGCGTGGAAGCGGCCTGCCTCGCCTTGCAGGCGCAGGGTGGCGATGTCTGCCTGTTGCTGTGCGCAACCTGGCTGCAAGCACGTGGCGTGGCCGTGCTGGATGAGCGCGTGCAGTTATTGCACGGGGTTGCCGAGCCCTGGCAGCGTGAAGTGGTTGCGCCGTTACGCAGCCTGCGCCAACAGTGGCGCGCGGCAGCGCAGGGCGATGCGCGGCTGGCAGCGTTGCGTGATCAGGTCAAGCAGTTGGAACTGCAGGCCGAGAAAGCCTTGCTGGAACGCTTGCAAGCGTGTGCACAACAGTGGCCCACGGACGCTGACGTGCCCGCGGGCGACTGGCTGGCCCGGCTGGCGCCGGACCCGGCCCGCCACCACGACGCGCTGGACCAGTTGCGCGTCGCGGCGACCGCGCTTCAGGACGCCGAAGGCGCCTGA
- a CDS encoding ATP-binding cassette domain-containing protein, giving the protein MIRLSNLTLQRGPQRLLEGAEMTLHAGHKAGLIGANGAGKSSLFALLRGELSPDAGDCQLPGDWRIAHMRQEVDTLDRLAVDYVLDGDARLRKVQAELAAAEQAHDGTALARLHSELESADGYTADARARKLLAGLGFTNEQMDRRVGDFSGGWRMRLNLAQALMCPSDLLLLDEPTNHLDLDAILWLEDWLKGYPGTLLLISHDRDFLDAVVDHVLHVEQRKLNLYKGGYTAFERTRAERLAQQQQAYEKQQAQRAHMEKYIARFKAQATKARQAQSRIKALERMEELSAAHVDSPFDFVFRESQKISSPLLSLSEGRLGYGDKAILDKVKLQLTPGARIGLLGPNGAGKSTLIKNLAGELEPLSGRLVRGENLAVGYFAQHQLDSLDNKASPLLHLQRIAPAEREQTLRDFLGGFDFHGDRVDEPVVNFSGGEKARLALALIAWERPNLLLLDEPTNHLDLEMRLALTMALQEFAGAVVVVSHDRHLLKSTTDDFLLVADGKVDTFDGDLDDYSRWLVEYRQRSAPASSTPANPDKTDKKAQRQAAAALRQQLAPHKKAADKLETELNQVHAQLAEIETALGDGGLYDAARKDELRELLARQTKLKQREGELEEAWMEALETLESMQAELEALS; this is encoded by the coding sequence ATGATCAGACTATCCAACCTCACTTTACAGCGTGGTCCGCAGCGCTTGCTAGAAGGCGCCGAGATGACCCTGCACGCCGGTCACAAGGCCGGCCTGATCGGCGCCAACGGTGCCGGAAAATCCAGCCTGTTCGCCTTGCTGCGTGGTGAGCTGTCGCCCGATGCCGGCGATTGCCAACTGCCCGGCGACTGGCGCATCGCTCACATGCGCCAGGAAGTAGACACGCTCGACCGCCTGGCCGTGGATTATGTGCTCGACGGCGACGCGCGCCTGCGCAAGGTTCAGGCCGAGCTGGCTGCGGCAGAGCAGGCCCACGATGGCACCGCCCTGGCACGCCTGCACAGTGAGCTGGAAAGCGCCGACGGTTATACCGCCGATGCCCGCGCCCGCAAGTTGCTGGCCGGTCTGGGCTTCACCAACGAGCAGATGGATCGCCGCGTCGGCGACTTCTCCGGGGGCTGGCGGATGCGCCTGAACCTGGCCCAGGCGCTGATGTGCCCGTCCGACCTGCTGCTGCTCGACGAGCCCACCAACCACCTGGACCTGGACGCGATCCTGTGGCTCGAGGACTGGCTCAAGGGCTACCCAGGCACGCTGTTGCTGATCTCCCACGACCGCGACTTCCTCGACGCCGTGGTCGACCATGTGCTGCACGTCGAGCAACGCAAGCTGAACCTGTACAAGGGCGGCTACACCGCCTTCGAGCGCACCCGTGCCGAGCGCCTGGCGCAGCAGCAGCAGGCCTACGAGAAGCAGCAAGCGCAGCGCGCGCACATGGAAAAGTACATTGCCCGCTTCAAGGCCCAGGCCACCAAGGCCCGCCAGGCCCAGAGCCGAATCAAGGCCCTGGAGCGCATGGAAGAGCTGTCGGCGGCGCACGTCGATTCGCCGTTCGACTTTGTCTTCCGCGAGTCGCAAAAAATTTCCAGCCCGCTGCTGAGCCTGTCCGAAGGCCGCCTGGGCTACGGTGACAAGGCCATTCTCGACAAGGTCAAGCTGCAGCTCACCCCGGGCGCACGGATTGGCCTGCTCGGCCCCAACGGTGCCGGCAAATCGACCTTGATCAAGAACCTGGCCGGCGAGCTTGAGCCGCTGTCGGGTCGCCTGGTACGTGGCGAGAACCTGGCCGTGGGTTACTTCGCCCAGCATCAGCTGGACTCGCTGGACAACAAGGCCAGCCCGCTGCTGCACTTGCAGCGCATTGCGCCTGCCGAGCGTGAGCAGACCCTGCGCGATTTCCTCGGTGGCTTCGACTTCCATGGCGACCGTGTCGACGAGCCGGTAGTGAACTTCTCCGGTGGCGAAAAGGCCCGCCTGGCGCTGGCGCTGATTGCCTGGGAGCGGCCGAACCTGCTGCTGCTTGACGAACCGACCAACCACCTCGACCTGGAAATGCGCCTGGCTCTGACCATGGCCCTGCAGGAGTTCGCCGGTGCTGTAGTGGTGGTGTCCCACGACCGTCACCTGCTCAAGAGCACCACCGACGACTTCCTGTTGGTGGCCGACGGCAAGGTCGATACCTTCGATGGCGACCTGGACGACTACAGCCGCTGGCTGGTCGAGTATCGCCAGCGCAGTGCGCCGGCCAGTAGCACCCCGGCCAACCCGGACAAGACCGACAAGAAGGCCCAGCGCCAGGCTGCCGCAGCCTTGCGCCAGCAACTGGCTCCGCACAAGAAGGCCGCCGACAAGCTCGAGACCGAGCTCAACCAGGTGCACGCGCAGCTGGCTGAAATCGAAACCGCGCTAGGTGATGGTGGCCTCTACGACGCGGCGCGCAAGGATGAACTGCGTGAATTGCTGGCGCGGCAGACCAAGCTCAAGCAGCGCGAGGGCGAACTGGAAGAGGCCTGGATGGAAGCACTGGAAACCCTCGAAAGCATGCAGGCCGAACTCGAGGCGCTGTCCTGA
- a CDS encoding mechanosensitive ion channel family protein: MEELRSLLPGQWMDTFWVGLQILLILIVAFVLQRIIARGLSRLGQRYPLPPELLVPVRGGLRWLIMGSALLFVLERLGVSATVLWTALSGFVAVAAVAFFAIWSVLSNLLCAVLIFTVGPFRIGDVVELVDTLDKPGVKGRVIAINLLFTTLLEMPEAGGALVQVPNSQFFQKSVRRWRGAEVQSLQQEAPAEAD; the protein is encoded by the coding sequence ATGGAGGAACTGCGTTCGCTGCTGCCAGGGCAATGGATGGACACCTTCTGGGTGGGCTTGCAGATTCTGTTGATCCTGATCGTGGCGTTCGTCCTGCAACGCATTATTGCCCGTGGGCTGAGCCGCCTGGGCCAGCGTTATCCTCTGCCGCCGGAGTTGCTGGTGCCGGTGCGCGGAGGCCTGCGTTGGCTGATCATGGGCAGCGCGCTGTTGTTCGTGCTGGAGCGCCTGGGTGTATCGGCAACCGTGCTGTGGACAGCATTGTCCGGTTTCGTCGCGGTAGCGGCGGTGGCCTTCTTCGCCATCTGGAGCGTGCTGTCCAACCTGCTGTGTGCGGTGCTGATCTTCACGGTCGGGCCGTTTCGCATCGGTGACGTGGTCGAACTGGTCGACACCCTCGACAAGCCGGGCGTAAAGGGCCGGGTCATCGCCATCAACCTGCTGTTCACCACCCTGCTGGAAATGCCCGAGGCGGGAGGGGCGCTGGTGCAGGTGCCGAACAGCCAGTTTTTCCAGAAGTCGGTGCGGCGCTGGCGCGGCGCTGAAGTGCAGTCGCTGCAACAAGAGGCGCCGGCCGAGGCTGACTGA
- a CDS encoding LysE family transporter, which translates to MSMEVWLGFFAACWVISLSPGAGAIASMSSGLQYGFWRGYWNALGLQLGLIVQIAIIAAGVGAILAASATAFHIIKWFGVGYLVYLAYKQWRALPMDMSDESGVRPIGKPLSLVFRGFLVNVSNPKALVFMLAVLPQFINPHAPLLPQYVAITVTMVAVDMLVMAGYTGLAARVLRLLRTPRQQKRLNRTFAGLFIGAATFLATLRRAPI; encoded by the coding sequence ATGTCGATGGAAGTATGGCTGGGCTTCTTTGCCGCCTGTTGGGTGATCAGCCTTTCACCCGGCGCCGGGGCAATTGCCTCGATGTCCAGCGGCCTGCAATACGGTTTCTGGCGTGGCTACTGGAACGCCCTGGGCCTGCAGCTGGGCCTGATTGTGCAAATCGCCATCATCGCCGCCGGCGTCGGTGCCATCCTGGCCGCTTCGGCCACGGCTTTCCACATCATCAAATGGTTCGGTGTCGGCTACCTCGTGTACCTGGCCTACAAGCAGTGGCGCGCCCTGCCGATGGACATGAGCGATGAGTCCGGCGTGCGCCCGATCGGCAAGCCACTGAGCCTGGTGTTCCGCGGTTTCCTGGTCAACGTCAGCAACCCCAAGGCGCTGGTGTTCATGCTGGCGGTGCTGCCACAGTTCATCAACCCGCATGCCCCCCTGCTGCCGCAGTACGTGGCCATCACCGTGACCATGGTCGCCGTCGACATGCTGGTGATGGCCGGCTACACCGGCCTGGCTGCACGGGTACTGCGGCTGCTGCGTACGCCCAGGCAGCAGAAACGCCTGAACCGGACCTTTGCCGGGTTGTTCATTGGTGCGGCTACCTTCCTTGCGACCCTGCGCCGCGCGCCCATCTGA
- a CDS encoding slipin family protein gives MFMQLGFGAVLVVLLMLLLSAFRILREYERAVVFQLGRFWQVKGPGLILLIPVVQQMVRVDLRTVVLDVPPQDVITRDNVSVKVNAVVYFRVLDPQKAIIQVEDFLVATSQLAQTTLRAVLGKHELDELLAEREQLNADIRQVLDAQTDAWGIKVANVEIKHVDLNESMVRAIARQAEAERERRAKVIHAEGELQASEKLMQAAQMLSKEPGAMQLRYMQTLGAIAGDKSSTIVFPLPVELLKGVVGKQE, from the coding sequence ATGTTCATGCAACTGGGTTTCGGCGCGGTGCTGGTCGTGCTGCTGATGCTGTTGCTGTCGGCGTTCCGCATCCTGCGCGAATACGAGCGCGCAGTGGTGTTCCAGTTGGGGCGCTTCTGGCAGGTGAAGGGGCCGGGGCTGATCCTGTTGATTCCGGTGGTGCAGCAAATGGTGCGGGTCGACCTGCGCACGGTGGTGCTGGATGTGCCGCCGCAGGACGTGATCACCCGTGACAACGTCTCGGTCAAGGTCAATGCCGTGGTCTACTTTCGCGTGCTTGACCCGCAGAAGGCGATCATCCAGGTCGAGGATTTCCTGGTGGCGACCAGCCAACTGGCGCAGACCACGTTGCGCGCGGTGCTGGGCAAGCACGAACTGGATGAACTGCTGGCCGAACGCGAACAGCTGAACGCGGACATCCGCCAGGTGCTGGACGCGCAGACCGATGCCTGGGGCATCAAGGTGGCCAACGTCGAGATCAAGCACGTCGACCTCAACGAGTCGATGGTGCGCGCCATTGCCCGCCAGGCCGAGGCCGAGCGCGAACGGCGCGCCAAGGTAATCCATGCAGAAGGTGAGTTGCAGGCATCGGAGAAGCTGATGCAGGCGGCGCAGATGCTGAGCAAGGAGCCGGGCGCGATGCAACTGCGCTATATGCAGACACTGGGGGCGATTGCCGGGGACAAGAGCTCGACCATCGTCTTTCCACTGCCGGTGGAGTTGCTCAAGGGGGTGGTGGGCAAGCAGGAATAG
- a CDS encoding NfeD family protein — protein MIARCWRWLLLLLLLGITPGGQAAPGAVWVLGIDDAIGPASADYLVRSLGQAQQQGAQLVVIRMDTPGGLDSAMRQMIKAILASPVPVATFVAPSGARAASAGTYILYASHIAAMAPGTNLGAATPVQIGGPPGPAREDKAKGSDDETLARKQVNDAAAYMRGLAQLRGRNADWAEKAVREAVSLSASEALRLNVIDQVADDLPGLLRKLDGQTLTVAGQTRQLQTAGASLVEHLPDWRTRVLAVITNPSVALILIMVGVYGLLFEFMNPGSTVGGVVGGICLLLALYALQLLPVSFAGVALILLGIAFMIGEAFLPSFGVVGFGGIVAFVVGALILIDTDAPGFGIPLTLIGTLALLSALLIGGVMGMALKARRRALVSGDAGLLGSLVTVTAVMAGNPFCGVVLAQGEQWQVQCATPLQPGQSVRVTARHGVMLQVSAAAPAAQGE, from the coding sequence GTGATCGCCCGCTGCTGGCGCTGGCTGTTGCTGCTGTTGCTGCTTGGCATCACGCCGGGCGGCCAGGCCGCGCCCGGTGCAGTGTGGGTGCTGGGCATCGATGATGCCATCGGCCCGGCCAGCGCCGACTACCTGGTGCGTAGCCTTGGCCAGGCCCAGCAACAGGGGGCGCAACTGGTGGTGATCCGCATGGATACGCCGGGCGGGCTGGACAGCGCCATGCGCCAGATGATCAAGGCGATTCTCGCCAGCCCGGTGCCGGTCGCCACCTTCGTTGCCCCAAGCGGGGCCCGCGCCGCCAGCGCCGGCACCTACATTCTCTACGCCAGCCACATCGCTGCCATGGCACCAGGGACCAACCTGGGGGCCGCCACGCCAGTACAGATCGGCGGCCCACCCGGCCCTGCCAGGGAGGACAAGGCCAAAGGCAGCGATGACGAAACCCTCGCGCGCAAGCAGGTCAATGATGCGGCGGCCTACATGCGTGGCCTGGCGCAGCTGCGCGGGCGCAACGCCGATTGGGCGGAGAAGGCCGTGCGCGAGGCAGTGAGCCTGTCCGCCAGCGAGGCCTTGCGGCTGAACGTGATCGACCAGGTAGCCGATGACCTGCCCGGGCTGCTGCGCAAGCTCGATGGCCAAACCCTCACCGTCGCGGGCCAGACCCGCCAGTTGCAGACCGCCGGCGCGAGCCTGGTCGAGCACCTGCCGGACTGGCGTACACGGGTACTGGCGGTAATCACCAACCCCAGCGTGGCGCTGATCCTGATCATGGTCGGCGTGTACGGCCTGCTGTTCGAGTTCATGAACCCTGGCTCGACGGTCGGTGGCGTGGTTGGCGGCATCTGCCTGCTGCTGGCCTTGTATGCGCTGCAACTGTTGCCGGTGAGCTTTGCCGGAGTGGCGCTGATCCTGCTCGGCATCGCCTTCATGATCGGTGAGGCGTTCCTGCCCAGTTTCGGCGTGGTCGGCTTTGGCGGCATCGTCGCTTTCGTGGTCGGTGCATTGATCCTGATCGACACCGACGCCCCCGGCTTCGGCATTCCACTGACCCTGATCGGCACCCTGGCGCTGCTCTCGGCGTTGCTGATCGGTGGGGTGATGGGCATGGCCCTCAAGGCCCGCCGACGGGCGTTGGTCAGCGGCGATGCCGGGCTGCTCGGCAGCCTGGTCACGGTCACCGCGGTAATGGCCGGCAACCCGTTCTGCGGCGTGGTCCTGGCCCAGGGCGAACAATGGCAGGTGCAGTGTGCAACGCCGCTGCAACCAGGCCAGAGCGTGCGGGTGACAGCCCGCCATGGCGTCATGCTGCAAGTGAGCGCCGCCGCTCCTGCGGCGCAAGGAGAGTGA
- a CDS encoding aminoacyl-tRNA deacylase — MRMAKTLQDRLNKANCDYDIISHPHSATSLESARTAGVPAERVAKSVVLDDRHGNYIMAVLPANRHLDMSKVRMSGAWQLTRESGLPSLFGDCERGAVPALGDAYQIKMLLDSSLTRQGDVYLEAGDHDHLIHMSMEQYLKLVPRAEVCELS; from the coding sequence ATGCGTATGGCAAAGACCCTGCAGGACCGCCTGAACAAGGCCAACTGCGACTACGACATCATTTCCCATCCCCATTCGGCCACCAGCCTGGAATCGGCCCGCACGGCCGGCGTACCCGCCGAGCGGGTCGCCAAGTCGGTGGTGCTCGATGATCGTCATGGCAACTACATCATGGCCGTGTTGCCGGCCAACCGGCACCTGGACATGAGCAAGGTGCGCATGTCCGGGGCCTGGCAACTGACCCGTGAGAGCGGCCTGCCGAGCCTGTTCGGCGACTGCGAACGCGGTGCCGTACCGGCGCTTGGCGATGCCTACCAGATAAAGATGCTGCTTGATTCGAGTCTTACCCGCCAAGGCGATGTCTACCTGGAGGCGGGTGATCACGATCATCTGATCCACATGAGCATGGAGCAATATCTGAAGCTGGTGCCGCGCGCCGAAGTGTGCGAGCTCAGTTGA
- a CDS encoding DUF2789 domain-containing protein produces the protein MDKPIHPLSEIFKQLGLSDDPVEIDRFISTHSPLDDDVKLVDAPFWSDSQRDFLKEKYLADDDWIPMIDQLNEALHPSKK, from the coding sequence ATGGACAAGCCGATTCATCCGTTGTCGGAGATTTTCAAGCAGCTGGGGCTGTCTGACGATCCGGTCGAAATCGACCGGTTCATCAGCACCCATTCGCCGCTGGATGATGATGTAAAGCTGGTTGATGCGCCTTTCTGGAGTGATTCACAGCGCGATTTCCTGAAAGAGAAATACCTCGCGGATGACGACTGGATTCCGATGATCGACCAACTCAACGAGGCGCTGCACCCAAGCAAGAAATAA
- a CDS encoding NADH:ubiquinone oxidoreductase subunit N encodes MKDPYAPGFWCSVTILGTLTASYFYGIRQTQQMNQAVHFLYAAAAVTVAVALVALAWIAWQQLHLNKREVVQGRTLLTIWNTKVALRRVETVFDRYFWGSYWHSGRTFEEVMGELKGTPLEQSLDALKRQCRALDREIHDHHHHWLANARDLSSVAQAMARERYQLDLGEPTRSGHGNTAVLNRDLEVLVYTWSARLRSFDHQLDELERAYH; translated from the coding sequence ATGAAAGATCCCTACGCACCGGGTTTCTGGTGCTCCGTGACGATCCTGGGCACCCTGACGGCCAGTTACTTCTATGGCATCAGGCAGACGCAACAGATGAACCAGGCCGTGCATTTTCTGTATGCCGCTGCCGCGGTCACCGTGGCGGTGGCCCTGGTGGCCCTGGCCTGGATCGCCTGGCAGCAATTGCACCTGAACAAACGCGAAGTGGTGCAGGGGCGAACGTTGCTGACCATCTGGAACACCAAGGTCGCGCTGCGCCGCGTCGAAACGGTGTTCGATCGCTATTTCTGGGGCAGCTACTGGCATTCCGGGCGCACTTTCGAAGAAGTCATGGGCGAGCTGAAGGGTACCCCGCTGGAGCAGAGCCTGGATGCCCTGAAACGTCAGTGCAGGGCGCTCGATCGCGAAATTCATGACCATCATCACCATTGGCTGGCCAATGCCCGCGACTTGTCCAGCGTTGCCCAGGCGATGGCCCGTGAGCGCTACCAGCTGGACCTGGGCGAGCCCACCCGCAGCGGCCACGGCAACACCGCCGTGCTCAATCGTGACCTGGAGGTGCTGGTGTATACCTGGTCGGCGCGCCTGCGCAGCTTCGACCATCAGCTGGACGAGCTGGAGCGCGCCTACCATTGA
- a CDS encoding CBS domain-containing protein, translating to MKTVEQILKTKSQHHTVYTIGPDDSVLDALKLLAEKNVGALPVVEGNQVVGIVSERDYARKLVLKGRSSAATPVREIMSAPVVTVEPKQNLEYCMNLMTNRHLRHLPVVSNGELLGLLSIGDLVKETIAEQAHLILQLEQYIRGE from the coding sequence ATGAAGACCGTCGAACAAATCCTCAAGACCAAGTCCCAGCACCACACCGTTTACACCATCGGCCCAGATGACTCGGTACTCGACGCCCTGAAACTGCTGGCGGAGAAAAACGTCGGTGCGCTGCCCGTGGTCGAGGGCAACCAGGTGGTGGGCATCGTCAGCGAACGGGACTATGCGCGCAAACTGGTGCTCAAGGGCCGCTCCTCCGCCGCCACGCCGGTGCGCGAGATCATGAGCGCGCCGGTGGTGACCGTGGAGCCGAAGCAGAACCTCGAGTACTGCATGAACCTGATGACCAACCGCCACCTGCGCCACCTGCCGGTGGTCAGCAATGGCGAGTTGCTCGGCCTGCTGTCGATCGGCGACCTGGTCAAGGAAACCATTGCCGAACAGGCCCACCTGATCCTGCAACTGGAACAGTACATCCGCGGCGAATGA